In a single window of the Nicotiana tomentosiformis chromosome 8, ASM39032v3, whole genome shotgun sequence genome:
- the LOC138897306 gene encoding uncharacterized protein, whose amino-acid sequence MPYMLVYGSEVVIPTEVDIPSLRVIQEDKLDGIEWTRIEQGQLMLVDEKRMDVVCHSQLYQNRMASAFNKKVKPWQFTPGQLVLKKIFPHQEEAKGKFAPNRQGPYVAHRLLSRRALILEEMDKRVNTNPINSDAIKKYYI is encoded by the coding sequence ATGCCATACAtgttagtatatggctccgaagttgTGATACCCACAGAGGTTGATATACCATCCTTGAGGGTCATTCAAGAGGACAAGTTAGATGGCATAGAATGGACACGGATCGAACAAGGGCAACTCATGCTCGTTGACGAAAAGAGAATGGACGTAGTGTGCCATAGTCAACTATATCAAAATAGGATGGCGAGTGCATTCAACAAGAAGGTGAAACCTTGGCAATTTACACCAGGGCAATTGGTGCTGAAGAAAATATTCCctcatcaagaagaagccaaggGAAAGTTCGCACCAAATaggcaaggtccttacgtggcCCATCGATTATTGTCGAGAAGAGCTCTGATCCTAGAAGAGATGGACAAAAGAGTCAACACAAATCCCATCAACTCAGATGCAATCAAGAAATACTACATTTGA